A window of Benincasa hispida cultivar B227 chromosome 9, ASM972705v1, whole genome shotgun sequence genomic DNA:
TATGTGTTGTGGGAAGGAACTTTGGGACGTTGGGACAGGGCAAAACAATTGGGGAAGTTGATTGCACCTTCTGTTCTAGACTTTGCGACTGTTGGTGTCTCCATTCAATGTGGGTATGTAGGTGACAGAAAATAGGTCTAAATTGGAGTTCTCTCGTTTCTGCGTGAGGTATTGGAGATTGTGGATGGGTCGAAACTCTGTAAATCAGGTACTACCGATGGAAAAGGTGAAGCTACTTGCGGAATGGGTTTTTTACGATGCTCAGGAGCATGTGGAGCAGCCGTACGTGAATACGGTTGTTCAGCAGGTGGGACGCGTGGTGGAGAGGCATTCGACTGGCTGTAACTGGAGCTACCGTTTAATTTGGCGCTTTAACTAAACGGATAGGTCAGTGGAATCGACGAGTACGGGGCTGGGAGTTGTATTGCGCAGTTCCAAAGGTGAGGTGATGGCTGCTAGTTCAAAATTTTTGGAGTTTGTTGGTGGAAGATTTTGAGCCTTCTGTTTGGGCCAAATAGTTGGTGAGATAGGTCTTACAAATGTTTTGGGTTGAATTTGATTCCCAAATATTTGTAAAGGTCATTTATGAAAACTCTATGGACTAATCCCATTTTGGAGTTATTTTAGATGAGATTAGAGAGTGGATGATTCGTATTCATATTTTGGGCTTTAATTTCATTTCTCATAAATTAGTTGGGTAGACTATCTCTAATATGAATCCATGTGGCTTAAGCTTGTGATTAAGCATGATGCTCTAGTTTGTAACCCGATCAGGGTTATTTCTGTTTAATGAAGTATGTTTTCTTCTAAAGGAATAAAAagactttttttctttatgcCTTTAATGGAAAACAATCTAAGAgctaaactttttctttttggatgaGATTTATCCATTTTTACCAAAATAgtcgaaagaaaaaaaaattataattggtaCAAAGCCTAACTTAATTGAAATTATCAAGTTTgagttatattttttaaaaaatagaagtgTGATTAAAATGTCAACGTTtctttgatgaaattgaaagtttaagattcAAATTGATATGGTTAAATTTATGGTGAATCAAAGAAAAATATCCAGTTGAAATTTGGTCGATTACCAGTTCTTGGTGATAAACATCATCTGTCACCATTATATACAACTGTTGGGTTAATGAAGCTGTTTTATCTATTACCATGAAAAACATCATACTTGATACAACTGAACTACCAGTAAAAATGGTACAAAATCAGCTACACCCCATGTTCATATGTACCTTAAATCTGTGAAAATGATTGTTGCCTTTACATATGGGAACCAAACCCGAAACGAATAGCTTTTGTTGATATTTTACAGTGAATGACTTCGGTTCCTGTCAGCTGcttttttttcataatatagTCCATTGTAAATATAACCTTGTAGCATAGAGCTTTGACATGCAATGCATTGTTAACAATTTAGTTGCAACGGAAGATCAAGTATCAAAACCAGAGTAGATGCCACTCTCCCTCAacattctcttttcttcttcgaCATAGTTTTTTCCCCTGCTTGCTTGACCAAgctctcttttcctcttttctttctgGGAGAAGGAAacattcttcttctccttctccttctccttctccttctccttccgAGTTTGTGCGGTCAGCAGCTGCTCTCCATTTTCTAATGCAGCTCTTGTTTTCTGTCTCTCTTCATACGATTCTTCGGTTTCTCTGTTTTCCCGAGTCTCCCTGCCAGTAGACCATGACCAATCTTGCTTCTC
This region includes:
- the LOC120085061 gene encoding uncharacterized protein DDB_G0279979 isoform X2, producing the protein MKRAIPWSDEEDNSSSLSQSDSDADEDNVKSGGKRKSVAVDFDTLKRHGYKGGPSVLKVPPPKENEKQDWSWSTGRETRENRETEESYEERQKTRAALENGEQLLTAQTRKEKEKEKEKEKKNVSFSQKEKRKRELGQASRGKNYVEEEKRMLRESGIYSGFDT
- the LOC120085061 gene encoding UPF0690 protein C1orf52 homolog isoform X1, with product MKRAIPWSDEEDNSSSLSQSDSDADEDNGETKASFRVKAGRSSKEKDVEVKSGGKRKSVAVDFDTLKRHGYKGGPSVLKVPPPKENEKQDWSWSTGRETRENRETEESYEERQKTRAALENGEQLLTAQTRKEKEKEKEKEKKNVSFSQKEKRKRELGQASRGKNYVEEEKRMLRESGIYSGFDT